A region of Leclercia adecarboxylata DNA encodes the following proteins:
- the fdnG gene encoding formate dehydrogenase-N subunit alpha, translating into MQVSRRQFFKICAGGMAGTTAAALGFAPGVALAETRQYKLLRTRETRNTCTYCSVGCGLLMYSLGDGAKNAKAFIFHIEGDPDHPVNRGALCPKGAGLVDFIHSESRLKFPEYRAPGSDKWQQISWEEAFDRIAKLMKQDRDANFIAQNAEGTTVNRWLSTGMLCASASSNETGYLTQKFTRALGMLAVDNQARVUHGPTVASLAPTFGRGAMTNHWVDMKNANLIVVMGGNAAEAHPVGFRWAMEAKIHNGAKLIVVDPRFTRTASVADFYAPIRSGTDITFLSGVLLYLLTNEKYNREYTEAYTNASLIVREDYSFDDGLFSGYDAQARKYDRTSWNYELDENGFAKRDTTLQHPRCVWNLLKTHVSRYTPEMVETICGTPKADFLKVCEYIAETSAHDKTASFLYALGWTQHSVGAQNIRTMAMVQLLLGNMGMAGGGVNALRGHSNIQGLTDLGLLSQSLPGYMNLPSEKQTDLQTYLTASTPKPLLEGQVNYWSNYPKFFVSMMKAFYGDKATAENSWGFDWLPKWDKGYDVLQYFEMMNQGKVNGYLCQGFNPVASFPNKNKVVASLSKLKFLVTIDPLNTETSTFWQNHGESNDVDPSKIQTEVFRLPSTCFAEENGSIVNSGRWLQWHWKGADAPGIAMNDGEILAGIFLRMRKMYAAEGGANPEPVLNMTWNYATPENPQPEEVAMESNGKALADVIDPATGTVLAKKGDQLNTFAHLRDDGTTSSGCWIFAGSWTPKGNQMANRDNADPSGLGNTLGWAWAWPLNRRILYNRASADPQGKPWDPKRQLLKWDGAKWGGVDIPDYSAAAPGSDVGPFIMQPEGMGRLFAIDKMAEGPFPEHYEPFETPLGTNPLHPNVISNPAARIFKGDLEALGKKDKFPYVGTTYRLTEHFHYWTKHALLNAIAQPEQFVEIGEKLANKLGIVQGDTVKVSSNRGYIKAKAVVTKRIRTLNVHGQQVDTIGIPIHWGYEGVAKKGFIANTLTPFVGDANTQTPEFKAFLVNVEKV; encoded by the coding sequence ATGCAGGTCAGCAGAAGGCAGTTCTTTAAGATCTGCGCTGGCGGTATGGCAGGCACCACGGCAGCAGCACTGGGCTTTGCGCCCGGCGTCGCGCTGGCGGAAACACGGCAGTACAAACTGCTGCGCACCCGCGAAACCCGTAATACCTGTACGTACTGCTCCGTCGGTTGTGGGCTGTTAATGTATAGCCTCGGCGACGGTGCGAAAAACGCCAAAGCATTTATTTTCCATATCGAAGGCGACCCGGATCACCCGGTTAACCGCGGCGCGCTGTGCCCGAAAGGGGCAGGTCTGGTGGACTTCATCCACTCGGAAAGTCGTCTGAAATTCCCGGAATATCGCGCTCCTGGCTCCGACAAATGGCAGCAAATTAGCTGGGAAGAGGCGTTCGATCGCATTGCTAAGCTCATGAAGCAAGACCGCGATGCTAACTTTATAGCGCAAAACGCCGAAGGCACCACCGTCAACCGCTGGCTCTCCACCGGCATGCTGTGTGCGTCTGCCTCCAGTAACGAAACCGGCTATTTAACGCAGAAATTCACGCGCGCACTCGGTATGCTCGCGGTCGACAACCAGGCGCGTGTCTGACACGGACCAACGGTAGCAAGTCTTGCTCCAACATTTGGTCGCGGTGCGATGACCAACCACTGGGTCGACATGAAAAACGCCAACCTCATCGTTGTGATGGGTGGGAACGCGGCAGAAGCGCATCCGGTGGGGTTCCGCTGGGCGATGGAAGCCAAAATCCACAATGGCGCGAAGCTGATTGTCGTCGATCCGCGTTTCACGCGTACGGCGTCGGTTGCCGACTTCTATGCTCCAATTCGTTCCGGTACTGACATTACCTTCCTGTCAGGGGTATTGCTGTACCTGCTGACTAACGAAAAATATAACCGTGAATACACCGAGGCCTACACCAACGCCAGCCTGATCGTGCGTGAGGATTACAGCTTCGACGACGGCCTTTTCAGCGGCTATGACGCGCAGGCACGCAAGTACGACAGAACCAGCTGGAACTACGAGCTGGATGAAAACGGCTTTGCGAAACGCGATACCACCCTGCAACATCCGCGCTGCGTGTGGAACCTGCTGAAAACGCACGTCTCCCGCTATACGCCGGAGATGGTCGAGACCATCTGTGGTACGCCGAAGGCCGACTTCCTGAAGGTGTGCGAGTACATCGCCGAAACCAGCGCTCACGACAAAACCGCGTCGTTCCTCTATGCCCTGGGCTGGACGCAGCACTCCGTCGGCGCGCAGAACATCCGTACCATGGCGATGGTGCAGCTGCTGCTCGGCAACATGGGGATGGCAGGCGGCGGCGTTAACGCCCTGCGCGGTCACTCCAACATTCAGGGCCTGACCGACCTCGGCCTGCTGTCGCAAAGCCTGCCGGGCTATATGAACCTGCCGAGCGAGAAACAGACCGATCTTCAGACCTACCTGACGGCCAGCACGCCTAAGCCGCTGCTGGAAGGCCAGGTTAACTACTGGAGCAACTACCCGAAATTCTTCGTCTCGATGATGAAGGCTTTCTATGGGGATAAAGCCACAGCCGAGAACAGCTGGGGCTTTGACTGGTTGCCGAAGTGGGACAAGGGTTACGACGTCCTGCAGTACTTCGAGATGATGAACCAGGGCAAGGTCAACGGCTATCTGTGCCAGGGCTTTAACCCGGTGGCCTCGTTCCCGAACAAGAACAAGGTTGTGGCGTCGCTGTCGAAGCTGAAGTTCCTGGTGACCATTGACCCGCTCAACACCGAAACCTCGACCTTCTGGCAGAACCACGGCGAGTCGAACGACGTTGATCCGTCGAAGATTCAGACCGAAGTGTTCCGTCTGCCCTCCACCTGCTTCGCGGAAGAGAACGGCTCTATCGTTAACTCCGGTCGCTGGCTACAGTGGCACTGGAAAGGTGCGGACGCCCCGGGTATCGCCATGAACGACGGCGAGATCCTGGCCGGTATCTTCTTGCGTATGCGTAAGATGTACGCGGCTGAAGGCGGCGCTAATCCGGAGCCGGTGCTGAACATGACCTGGAACTACGCGACGCCGGAAAATCCGCAGCCAGAAGAAGTGGCGATGGAGAGCAACGGCAAGGCGCTGGCGGACGTGATCGACCCGGCCACCGGCACCGTGCTGGCGAAGAAAGGCGATCAGCTCAACACCTTCGCCCACCTGCGCGATGACGGCACCACCTCCAGCGGCTGCTGGATCTTCGCCGGTAGCTGGACGCCGAAAGGCAACCAGATGGCCAACCGCGATAACGCCGACCCGTCGGGCCTCGGCAATACGCTGGGCTGGGCATGGGCGTGGCCGCTGAACCGCCGCATTCTCTATAACCGTGCCTCCGCAGACCCACAGGGCAAGCCGTGGGATCCGAAGCGTCAGCTGCTGAAGTGGGACGGCGCGAAGTGGGGCGGCGTGGATATTCCGGACTACAGCGCCGCCGCACCGGGCAGCGATGTCGGGCCGTTTATCATGCAGCCGGAAGGGATGGGCCGCCTGTTTGCCATCGATAAGATGGCGGAAGGGCCGTTCCCGGAACACTACGAGCCGTTTGAGACGCCACTGGGCACTAACCCGCTGCACCCGAACGTGATCTCTAACCCGGCAGCCCGTATCTTTAAGGGCGATCTTGAAGCGCTGGGTAAAAAGGACAAGTTCCCGTACGTGGGCACCACCTACCGTCTGACCGAGCACTTCCACTACTGGACCAAGCACGCGCTGCTCAACGCTATCGCGCAGCCGGAACAGTTCGTGGAGATCGGCGAGAAGCTGGCGAACAAGCTTGGCATCGTTCAGGGCGATACCGTGAAGGTCTCCTCCAACCGCGGCTATATCAAGGCCAAAGCGGTGGTGACCAAGCGTATTCGTACCCTGAACGTTCACGGACAGCAGGTGGATACCATCGGTATCCCGATCCACTGGGGTTACGAAGGGGTGGCGAAGAAAGGGTTTATTGCCAACACCCTGACGCCTTTCGTCGGCGATGCGAACACGCAGACGCCGGAGTTTAAGGCCTTCCTCGTGAACGTGGAAAAGGTGTAA
- the fdxH gene encoding formate dehydrogenase subunit beta gives MAYQSQDIIRRSATNGLTPAPQARDHQQEVAKLIDVTTCIGCKACQVACSEWNDLRDEVGHNVGVYDNPADLTAKSWTVMRFSEVEQNDKLEWLIRKDGCMHCADPGCLKACPSEGAIIQYANGIVDFQSEQCIGCGYCIAGCPFDVPRLNPEDNRVYKCTLCVDRVNVGQEPACVKTCPTGAIHFGSKEDMKTLAGERVAELKTRGYDNAGLYDPAGVGGTHVMYVLHHADKPNLYHGLPENPEISATVKFWKGIWKPLAAVGFAATFAASIFHYVGVGPNRADEDEDNLHEEKDEVRK, from the coding sequence ATGGCTTATCAATCGCAAGACATTATTCGTCGTTCCGCGACTAACGGTCTTACCCCCGCGCCTCAGGCGCGGGACCACCAGCAGGAAGTGGCGAAGCTTATCGACGTGACCACCTGTATCGGCTGTAAAGCCTGTCAGGTGGCCTGTTCGGAGTGGAACGATCTGCGTGATGAAGTGGGTCACAACGTCGGGGTTTACGATAACCCTGCCGATCTGACCGCCAAATCCTGGACGGTAATGCGCTTCTCGGAAGTGGAGCAGAACGACAAACTGGAATGGCTGATCCGCAAGGATGGCTGTATGCACTGCGCCGATCCGGGCTGCCTGAAGGCCTGTCCGTCTGAAGGCGCTATCATTCAGTATGCCAACGGTATCGTCGACTTCCAGTCTGAGCAATGCATTGGCTGCGGCTACTGCATCGCCGGCTGTCCGTTTGACGTGCCGCGACTGAACCCGGAAGACAACCGCGTCTACAAATGTACGCTGTGCGTCGACCGCGTGAACGTCGGCCAGGAGCCGGCCTGCGTGAAGACCTGCCCAACCGGCGCTATCCACTTTGGCTCCAAAGAGGATATGAAAACGCTGGCGGGCGAGCGCGTAGCCGAGCTGAAAACCCGTGGTTACGACAACGCAGGCCTGTACGATCCGGCCGGTGTTGGCGGTACGCACGTGATGTACGTGCTGCACCACGCCGACAAGCCGAATCTCTATCACGGCCTGCCGGAGAACCCGGAAATCAGCGCCACGGTTAAATTCTGGAAAGGCATCTGGAAACCTCTGGCCGCCGTTGGCTTTGCGGCAACCTTCGCTGCCAGCATCTTCCACTATGTCGGTGTCGGTCCGAACCGTGCAGACGAGGATGAAGACAACCTGCATGAAGAGAAAGACGAGGTGCGCAAATGA
- the fdoI gene encoding formate dehydrogenase cytochrome b556 subunit translates to MKRRDTIVRYTAPERINHWVTAFCFMLAAISGLGFFFPSFNWLMQILGTPQLARILHPFVGVVMFASFIIMFFRYWHHNLINRDDIFWAKNIRKIVVNEEVGDTGRYNFGQKCVFWAAIIFLVLLLVSGVIIWRPYFAPAFSIPVIRFALMLHSFAAVALIVVIMVHIYAALWVKGTITAMVEGWVTKTWAKKHHPRWYREVRQKQEKPSE, encoded by the coding sequence ATGAAAAGACGTGACACCATCGTGCGCTACACGGCGCCGGAACGTATCAACCACTGGGTCACCGCCTTCTGCTTCATGCTGGCGGCGATAAGCGGACTGGGGTTCTTCTTCCCCTCCTTCAACTGGTTGATGCAGATCCTGGGTACGCCGCAGCTGGCGCGCATCCTGCACCCGTTCGTCGGGGTGGTGATGTTCGCTTCATTCATCATCATGTTTTTCCGCTACTGGCACCACAACCTAATCAATCGGGATGATATCTTTTGGGCGAAGAATATTCGTAAGATCGTCGTCAACGAGGAAGTGGGTGATACCGGGCGCTATAACTTCGGCCAGAAATGCGTATTCTGGGCGGCGATTATCTTCCTGGTACTGCTGCTGGTGAGTGGCGTGATCATCTGGCGTCCGTATTTCGCACCTGCTTTCTCAATCCCGGTGATCCGATTTGCGTTAATGCTGCATTCATTTGCAGCAGTGGCGTTAATTGTGGTTATCATGGTGCATATTTACGCCGCCCTCTGGGTGAAAGGCACCATTACCGCGATGGTGGAAGGCTGGGTAACCAAGACGTGGGCGAAGAAACATCACCCACGCTGGTACCGGGAAGTCCGCCAGAAACAGGAAAAGCCATCTGAATGA
- the fdhE gene encoding formate dehydrogenase accessory protein FdhE yields the protein MSIRIIPQDELGSSEKRTAEVIPPLLFPRLKNLYNRRAERLRELAESNPLGDYLRFAALIAHAQEVVLYDHPLQMDLTARIKEANAQGKPPLDIHVLPRDKHWHKLLHSLIAELKPEMSGPALAVIENLEKASEQELELMASALFASDFASVSSDKAPFIWAALSLYWAQMASLIPGKARAEYGEARQFCPVCGSMPVSSMVQIGTTQGLRYLHCNLCETEWHVVRIKCSNCEQTRDLHYWSLENEQSAVKAESCGDCGTYLKILYQEKDPKVEAVADDLATLILDAKMEQEGFARSSINPFLFPGEGE from the coding sequence ATGAGTATTCGCATAATCCCGCAAGATGAGCTGGGTTCGAGCGAGAAACGCACGGCGGAAGTGATTCCGCCGTTACTGTTCCCCAGACTTAAAAACCTCTACAACCGCCGCGCGGAACGCCTGCGCGAGCTGGCTGAGAGCAACCCACTCGGCGACTATCTGCGCTTTGCGGCGCTGATCGCCCACGCCCAGGAAGTGGTGCTGTACGACCATCCGCTGCAGATGGACCTGACCGCGCGCATCAAAGAGGCGAACGCGCAGGGCAAACCGCCGCTGGATATCCACGTTCTGCCGCGCGATAAACACTGGCACAAGCTACTGCACTCCCTGATTGCCGAGCTGAAGCCAGAGATGAGCGGCCCGGCGCTGGCGGTGATCGAGAACCTCGAAAAAGCCTCTGAGCAGGAGCTGGAGCTGATGGCGAGCGCGCTGTTTGCCTCAGATTTTGCCTCCGTCAGCAGCGACAAGGCCCCGTTCATCTGGGCGGCGCTGTCGCTCTACTGGGCGCAAATGGCCAGCCTGATCCCCGGAAAAGCTCGTGCTGAGTACGGCGAAGCGCGTCAGTTCTGCCCGGTGTGCGGTTCGATGCCGGTGTCGAGCATGGTGCAAATCGGTACCACCCAGGGCCTGCGCTATCTGCACTGCAACCTGTGTGAAACCGAGTGGCACGTGGTGCGCATCAAATGCAGCAACTGCGAGCAGACCCGCGACCTGCACTACTGGTCGCTGGAAAACGAACAGTCTGCGGTGAAAGCCGAAAGCTGCGGCGATTGCGGCACCTACCTGAAGATTCTTTATCAGGAAAAAGACCCGAAGGTGGAGGCCGTCGCCGACGATCTCGCCACGCTGATTCTGGACGCAAAAATGGAGCAGGAAGGCTTTGCCCGCAGCTCTATCAACCCGTTCCTGTTCCCGGGTGAAGGGGAGTAA
- a CDS encoding CopG family transcriptional regulator — MTLLAKLEMGRILIDLSDNVIQRLDNLKQLRNQPRAELLREAIEQYLDQQSSSVIRDALGLWGNEQEDGLEYERKLRDEW, encoded by the coding sequence ATGACTCTATTGGCGAAACTTGAAATGGGCAGAATACTGATCGATTTGTCGGATAACGTCATTCAGCGACTCGATAACCTCAAACAACTGCGAAACCAGCCTCGCGCTGAGTTGCTACGAGAAGCAATAGAGCAGTATCTCGACCAGCAAAGTTCTTCAGTTATTCGTGATGCGCTGGGTCTTTGGGGTAATGAGCAAGAAGACGGGCTTGAGTACGAGCGTAAACTGCGTGATGAGTGGTGA
- a CDS encoding Ail/Lom family outer membrane beta-barrel protein, which produces MNKFSLAILLTASLTSSMALANNHTFSVGFAHSEVHGFDNLNGVNAQYRYEFSSPFSLLGSFSWMKAHAKQAYLTGSDIVHNDIDLNYYSLLAGPAYRLNDYVSFYAVGGTAWVKATGNTRWMTYGNNEVNHNGISEKSASFAWGVGMVMNPFNALSINLGYEGTKANLDRNKAINGFNVGMGYRF; this is translated from the coding sequence ATGAATAAATTTTCTCTGGCGATTTTACTGACAGCCTCCCTCACCAGCAGTATGGCACTGGCAAATAATCACACTTTTTCTGTTGGTTTTGCGCACAGCGAAGTGCACGGCTTTGACAACCTGAACGGCGTAAATGCCCAGTACCGCTATGAATTCAGCTCACCATTTAGCCTGCTTGGCTCGTTCTCCTGGATGAAAGCGCACGCTAAGCAGGCATATTTAACGGGCAGCGATATTGTTCATAATGATATAGATCTGAATTATTACTCTTTGCTGGCAGGCCCGGCGTATCGTTTAAATGATTACGTCTCTTTCTATGCCGTTGGCGGCACAGCCTGGGTGAAGGCAACCGGAAATACTCGCTGGATGACTTACGGTAATAATGAAGTGAACCATAACGGTATTTCTGAAAAATCAGCGTCTTTTGCGTGGGGCGTCGGAATGGTAATGAACCCGTTCAACGCGCTCTCTATTAATCTCGGCTATGAAGGCACGAAAGCAAATCTGGATCGCAACAAAGCAATAAATGGTTTCAACGTCGGCATGGGCTACCGTTTTTAA